In one Bacillus sp. PK3_68 genomic region, the following are encoded:
- a CDS encoding YueH family protein produces MKIRKSYSNGEEIKVFIYENKKEETFVIAVPSIEWSNSFTYEESGEQLVERLTASLNRTSLDEQAALEIAQRIYQWTCEM; encoded by the coding sequence GTGAAAATCAGAAAAAGCTATTCAAACGGTGAAGAAATAAAAGTATTTATTTATGAGAATAAAAAAGAGGAAACATTTGTTATCGCTGTTCCTTCTATTGAATGGTCGAATTCTTTTACTTATGAAGAGTCAGGAGAGCAATTGGTAGAGCGACTTACAGCTTCTTTGAATCGCACGTCTTTGGATGAACAGGCGGCTTTGGAAATAGCCCAGCGCATTTATCAATGGACATGCGAAATGTAA
- a CDS encoding Na+/H+ antiporter NhaC family protein: MTAIVGLGIGSSLTTVATIGVAFLGVSQAVDASAAITAGAIVSGAFFGDKMSPLSDTTNLAASIVGVDLFTHIRNMCWTTVPAFFITLVLFGVISPQVEQTQFPKVEAIKVALEKMDLIHWYAWLPLLLLFVLSVKKVSPIVTLALSSVFGVLLSFFHSGKSFPEVWAILFSGFVSKTGNADVDALLTRGGLDSMMFTVSLVLLSLGLGGLLFSLGIVPRLFEAIEQYLRKVGSTVAAAAFSAIGINFIIGEQYLSILLTGEAFKHQFEKVGLARKNLSRTLEDAGTVINPLVPWGVCGVFITKMLGVATIDYAPFAFFCLLSPVLTILYGMTGWTLTKK, encoded by the coding sequence GTGACAGCGATCGTCGGACTAGGCATTGGAAGTTCGTTAACCACTGTTGCTACGATTGGTGTTGCTTTTCTAGGGGTAAGCCAGGCTGTGGATGCTTCAGCCGCCATTACAGCTGGAGCTATTGTATCCGGCGCTTTCTTTGGAGACAAAATGTCCCCGCTTTCAGATACGACGAACCTGGCAGCATCCATTGTCGGTGTGGACTTGTTTACGCACATACGTAATATGTGCTGGACAACCGTTCCCGCTTTTTTTATCACACTTGTTTTATTCGGTGTTATTTCACCGCAAGTGGAACAGACACAATTTCCGAAAGTAGAGGCCATTAAGGTGGCATTAGAAAAAATGGACCTCATTCATTGGTATGCATGGCTGCCGCTCTTGCTGCTTTTCGTCTTATCGGTGAAGAAGGTGTCGCCAATTGTTACACTTGCCCTCAGCTCCGTATTCGGCGTACTGCTATCTTTTTTCCATTCTGGGAAATCTTTTCCTGAAGTATGGGCCATCCTATTTTCTGGCTTTGTGTCAAAGACAGGAAATGCGGATGTGGATGCTTTGCTGACAAGAGGGGGACTTGACAGCATGATGTTTACTGTTTCCCTTGTCTTGCTCTCTTTGGGGTTGGGTGGACTTTTATTTTCGCTTGGCATCGTGCCTCGCTTATTTGAAGCCATTGAGCAGTATTTACGAAAAGTGGGCAGCACAGTGGCAGCCGCCGCTTTTTCTGCGATCGGCATTAACTTTATTATTGGTGAGCAATATTTATCGATTCTACTAACAGGAGAAGCTTTTAAACATCAATTCGAGAAAGTCGGATTGGCGCGAAAAAATTTATCGAGAACATTAGAAGATGCCGGCACAGTTATTAATCCACTTGTTCCTTGGGGCGTATGTGGTGTATTTATAACGAAGATGCTTGGCGTGGCGACTATCGATTATGCACCATTTGCTTTTTTCTGTCTATTGAGTCCAGTGCTTACTATTTTGTATGGGATGACTGGGTGGACATTAACAAAAAAGTAG
- a CDS encoding peptide chain release factor 3 produces MASLKEEVLSRRTFAIISHPDAGKTTLTEKLLLFGGAIRDAGTVKGKKTGKFATSDWMEIEKQRGISVTSSVMQFHYQDCHVNILDTPGHEDFSEDTYRTLMAVDSAVMIIDAAKGIEAQTKKLFKVCKMRGIPIFTFINKLDRQSKPPLELLAELEEVLGIESYPMNWPIGMGKEFFGIYDRFNERIEQFRTEKEEDRFLPLNDEGELAVDHEIKKSALYDQMLEEVMLLEEAGNEFSKERIAEGELTPVFFGSALTNFGVQTFLETYLQFAPPPQPRQSDQGEIDPAGEQFSGFIFKIQANMNPAHRDRIAFFRICSGKFERGMSVTLTRTGKTSKVSQSTQFLADDRSTVNEAVSGDIIGLYDTGNYQIGDTLVGGKPLFQYEKLPQFAPELFVKVSAKNVMKQKSFHKGIEQLVQEGAIQLYKTLHTENYILGAVGQLQFEVFEHRMKGEYNSEVIMEPMGSKIARWVENEEAVKESLSSSRSLLVKDRQGKLVFLFENEFALRWFQDKNEQIKLYHPLEEETR; encoded by the coding sequence ATGGCTTCATTAAAAGAAGAAGTTCTCTCCAGGAGAACATTTGCAATTATTTCCCATCCAGATGCGGGGAAAACGACATTGACTGAGAAACTGCTGCTGTTTGGAGGCGCAATCCGCGATGCCGGGACAGTAAAAGGAAAGAAAACTGGAAAGTTTGCTACATCAGACTGGATGGAAATCGAAAAGCAACGGGGAATTTCCGTTACCTCTTCCGTTATGCAATTCCATTACCAAGATTGTCATGTGAACATTCTTGATACACCGGGACATGAGGATTTCAGTGAAGATACGTATCGTACGCTTATGGCGGTGGATAGTGCCGTCATGATTATTGATGCGGCTAAAGGGATTGAAGCACAGACAAAGAAACTATTTAAAGTATGTAAAATGAGGGGCATCCCAATTTTTACGTTTATTAATAAATTAGACCGTCAATCGAAACCGCCACTTGAACTGCTGGCAGAGCTTGAAGAGGTGCTCGGTATTGAATCCTATCCGATGAACTGGCCAATCGGCATGGGAAAAGAGTTTTTCGGTATTTACGACCGCTTCAACGAACGGATCGAACAATTTCGTACGGAGAAAGAAGAAGACCGTTTTCTTCCTCTCAATGACGAGGGAGAATTAGCAGTGGACCATGAAATTAAAAAATCTGCTTTATATGATCAAATGCTTGAAGAAGTCATGCTGTTGGAAGAAGCGGGCAATGAATTTTCTAAAGAAAGAATCGCAGAAGGAGAACTGACACCTGTCTTTTTCGGCAGTGCCTTAACTAATTTCGGTGTTCAGACGTTTTTAGAAACATACTTGCAATTTGCTCCTCCTCCTCAGCCGCGTCAGTCCGACCAAGGGGAAATTGATCCTGCCGGCGAACAGTTTTCTGGATTTATCTTTAAAATCCAGGCTAATATGAACCCGGCCCATCGTGATCGAATTGCTTTCTTCCGTATCTGTTCAGGGAAATTTGAGCGGGGGATGAGTGTTACGCTGACAAGAACAGGCAAGACATCAAAAGTGTCACAGTCAACACAGTTTCTAGCAGATGACCGCAGTACCGTGAACGAAGCGGTTAGCGGGGACATTATTGGTTTGTACGATACAGGGAACTATCAGATTGGCGACACACTAGTGGGTGGAAAGCCACTCTTCCAATACGAAAAGCTGCCGCAGTTTGCTCCTGAGCTATTTGTCAAAGTGAGCGCTAAAAATGTAATGAAGCAAAAAAGCTTCCATAAAGGCATTGAACAGCTTGTTCAGGAAGGAGCTATTCAGCTCTATAAAACACTGCATACCGAAAACTATATTCTCGGTGCGGTCGGCCAGCTGCAGTTTGAAGTGTTTGAACATCGGATGAAAGGTGAATACAATTCCGAGGTGATCATGGAGCCGATGGGATCTAAAATTGCCCGCTGGGTGGAAAATGAAGAGGCAGTGAAAGAAAGCCTGTCCAGTTCACGAAGCTTACTCGTGAAAGACCGACAAGGAAAGCTCGTCTTTTTATTTGAGAATGAATTTGCGCTCCGCTGGTTTCAGGATAAAAATGAACAAATTAAGCTTTATCATCCACTGGAAGAAGAAACACGTTAA